In the genome of Lysobacter sp. 5GHs7-4, the window AGCGTCTCCCATTCCATCGCGCCGCGCCGGCCTAGCGCCTCGTGCAGGCGCGGCACGATCTCGGCCGCATGCTCGGCGCGCTTGCGCACGCTGTCGTAGCGCGGTTGCGCGGCCAGGTCGTCCAGGCCGGTTTTCTCGCACAAGGCCTTCCAGAACCGCGGCGTGTTCGCGGAAATGTAGATGTGGCCGTCGCGGGTGGGATGGATGCCGGTGACGCCGCCGGAGCGCATGTCGCGGCCGATGTCCAGCGACTCGCCCTCGGCCCAGATCATGCGCGCCGACTGCATGGTCAGGGCGCTGCGCAGCAGCGACACGCCGACGAACTGGCCCAGGCCGCTGCGCTCGCGCTCGTACAGCGCCGAGGACACGCCCGCGGCCAACAGGGCGGCGGTGTAGTAGTCGACCACCGAGCCGTAGATGATCTCGGGCGGGCCGCCGCGCCGGCCCTGCAGCGCGCACATGCCGGTCATCGTCTGCAGTACCTGGTCGTAACCGGCCTTGTCCTTCATCGGCCCGGTCTCGCCGTAGCCGGTCACCGCGCAGTAGATCAGGCGCGGGTTGATCAGGCTCAGGCGCTCGAAGTCGATACCCAGCCGCTGCGGCACGCTGGGCCGGAAGTTGTGCACCAGCACGTCGGCCTCGCGCACCAGGCGCAACAACGCAGCGTGATCGGCGGCCTGCTTGAGATCCAGCACGATGCCGCGCTTGCTGCGGTTCACGCCGAGAAAGGCGCGGCTCTCGCTGGGCAGGGTCGACGGGTATTGACGCAGATTGTCGCCGTCGGGCGGCTCGATCTTGATCACGTCCGCGCCCTGGTCGGCGAGCAGCGCGCAGCCGTAGGGGCCGGCGATGTAGGCGCTCAGATCGAGCACGCGCACGCCGGCCAGCGGACCCGAGGGCGTCGCGCGGCCGGCGCCGGGGTCAGGTCGGAATGCGTCCATACGCTGCGCGTCCATGTAGCTCCTGGCGTGATGTGCGCTGCACTGTGCGCGCTGCGCGCGAAAAGAAACAGGCAGGCCGCATATGTTCTGGCGCCACAAAATATTGCTTGGCGGCGGCACGCGCGCTCATGCCGCGGGCTCCGGCGTCAAGGACATCCAGGTCAGGCGCCAGGCGCCGTCGACGCGGCCGCCGGCACGGTAGTACGGCTCGAACAACAGCGGCGAACGGTAGCCCAGGCGCAGCTCGACGACCGGCGTGCCGTCCGACCCCAGCGCCGGCAGCAGCCAGTCGCTCTGCGGCGCGATCGGCAGGCGCAGGGTCTCCTCGGTCTTGAATCCGTCGATCAGGCCGCAGGCATACACCAGCGGCCCGTAGGTGATGCCCAGGTACTCCTGACGCAGCACTTCCTGGCGCACCGGACTGCCATCGGGCGCGCGCGACTCCTGCACGTTGCGGTTGAGCGCACGGTGTCCGTGCGGGCGCATCGGGAACGTCGCCGCGACCTCGTCGCCGTCGCGCCAGACGCGGTCGAGCACGGCGTAACCGCCGTGCTCGACCACGGCGCCGACCGTGTCGCCGTTGACGCGCACGGTCGCGCCTTCGGTCCAGGACGGCAGGCGCAACTTCAAGGCGAACCGCGCTTCGCGCTCCACTCCCACGCGCAGACGCACTTCGCCTTCGAACGGATAGCCGGTGATCTGCTGCAGGCGCACCGTGCCGGCCGCGCCCAGCGCGATCTCGGCCTGGCCCGGCCCGTACAGGTTCACCGCGACGGCGGACTCGCCGTCGTGCCGGTAGGCGATCGCGGGCAGCTCCTCCAACGCCATCGCGCCGCTGGACTTGCAGCAGCGCCAGTAGGTGGTGTGCACGCGGCGGCCGTTCGGGTAAACGTAGTAGCACCAGTCCTCGCCGTTGGGCGCCTGCGCGCCGAGCAGGTCGTTGTAGGCCGAGCGTTCGATCTCCTCGGCGTAACGCGCCTCGCCGCTGATCGCCAGCAGCTCGCGGTTGAGCTGGATCCAGGCCAGCGTGGAGCAGGTTTCGACGTAGCCGTGCGGGCTGAACGCGCCGGGCGCGTTGAACACTTCGCGCGAACGGTGGGCGACGCCGCCCCAGGGGCCGCCGCCCAGGCTGAGGTGATGGTCGCGGATGCTGCGCCACAGGCGCTCGACCGCGTCGCGGTACGCGGCGACGCCGGTGGCGCGATGCAGCTTGGCCAGGCCGACCAGGTTCCAGCACAGCTGATAGGCCTTGCCGGTGGCGATCTCGGCGGCGTCCGCGCCCGCCAGAGCGCGGCTGAGCAGCGCGAGTTCGGGATGCCGGTCGGCCTGCTCCAGCACGGTCGTGGCCAGATCCAGGT includes:
- a CDS encoding CoA transferase encodes the protein MDAQRMDAFRPDPGAGRATPSGPLAGVRVLDLSAYIAGPYGCALLADQGADVIKIEPPDGDNLRQYPSTLPSESRAFLGVNRSKRGIVLDLKQAADHAALLRLVREADVLVHNFRPSVPQRLGIDFERLSLINPRLIYCAVTGYGETGPMKDKAGYDQVLQTMTGMCALQGRRGGPPEIIYGSVVDYYTAALLAAGVSSALYERERSGLGQFVGVSLLRSALTMQSARMIWAEGESLDIGRDMRSGGVTGIHPTRDGHIYISANTPRFWKALCEKTGLDDLAAQPRYDSVRKRAEHAAEIVPRLHEALGRRGAMEWETLFGDEVPCAAARRIEDMFEHPQVQAEGIVGTLEHPRVGRYRAVAQSIKFGRTPGPVPFAAPMLGQHTEAVRAAIESDADAD
- a CDS encoding beta-L-arabinofuranosidase domain-containing protein — translated: MTSSSASASVRLQGLLGEALDANLAGRLSHFIVDERSPAIAIFAPEARAGNQEGDWYGEHAGKWLVAAAKAAARSGDAELLARVRRVCDFLVASQEADGYLGTYAPERRFMRKQAPKPLSWDGAPSLRTWDIWTHAYLILGLLEVHRHFPEPRYLQAARRIGDLCAQTLGEGGIDITDLGNHHGMSATVLMDPAVELYFATGERRYLDLATTVLEQADRHPELALLSRALAGADAAEIATGKAYQLCWNLVGLAKLHRATGVAAYRDAVERLWRSIRDHHLSLGGGPWGGVAHRSREVFNAPGAFSPHGYVETCSTLAWIQLNRELLAISGEARYAEEIERSAYNDLLGAQAPNGEDWCYYVYPNGRRVHTTYWRCCKSSGAMALEELPAIAYRHDGESAVAVNLYGPGQAEIALGAAGTVRLQQITGYPFEGEVRLRVGVEREARFALKLRLPSWTEGATVRVNGDTVGAVVEHGGYAVLDRVWRDGDEVAATFPMRPHGHRALNRNVQESRAPDGSPVRQEVLRQEYLGITYGPLVYACGLIDGFKTEETLRLPIAPQSDWLLPALGSDGTPVVELRLGYRSPLLFEPYYRAGGRVDGAWRLTWMSLTPEPAA